In one Pasteuria penetrans genomic region, the following are encoded:
- the nusA gene encoding transcription termination factor NusA: MNAEFMEALLQLEREKGISKDVLIDAIEAALISGYKRNFHSAQNVRVDIDRRTGRVRVLACKDVVEEGSLCDPQLEMTLEQARKTDGDLQLGDTVEVEVTPADFGRIAAQTAKQVVTQRLREAERSLIYQDFAGRVDDVVTGVIQRVDPRYYYTDLGRIEALLPHSEMIPGERFRHGERVKVFVTRVEKSTKGPQIFLSRTHPGLLRRLFELEVPEIAEGLVTVRSVVREPGHRSKVAVHSLCSDVDPVGACVGQGGARVRTIVNELHGEKIDIVRWSEDLNTWISNALSPAETVSVEISEGARTARVLVPDHQLSLAIGKEGQNARLAAKLTNWRIDIKAENSPDTSAIVVDVPREGDEGQSSVAFSCSSHSPESLDDGGDDSFPSVGLKGDKWDSSNHKPSLTPPVAFSLASRSKGRGES, encoded by the coding sequence TTGAATGCAGAATTTATGGAAGCGTTACTCCAGTTAGAAAGGGAAAAGGGGATCAGCAAAGATGTACTGATCGATGCCATTGAGGCTGCCCTGATTTCGGGATACAAGCGTAATTTTCACTCTGCACAAAACGTCAGGGTGGATATCGATCGCAGAACGGGTAGGGTGCGTGTTTTGGCCTGCAAGGACGTTGTGGAGGAAGGTTCCCTGTGTGATCCCCAGTTGGAGATGACCCTGGAGCAGGCCCGGAAGACAGATGGTGACTTACAGTTGGGTGATACCGTGGAGGTTGAGGTTACTCCAGCTGATTTTGGTCGTATAGCGGCACAAACGGCCAAGCAAGTGGTTACCCAGCGGTTGCGGGAGGCGGAGCGTAGCCTCATTTATCAGGATTTTGCGGGGAGGGTTGATGATGTTGTCACCGGCGTGATCCAGCGCGTGGATCCCCGTTACTACTATACCGATTTGGGACGAATTGAAGCTCTCCTCCCCCATTCTGAGATGATACCTGGTGAACGGTTTCGCCACGGTGAGAGGGTAAAAGTTTTTGTAACTCGTGTGGAAAAGTCCACCAAGGGGCCACAAATATTCTTATCGCGTACCCATCCCGGACTTCTGCGGCGTTTATTCGAGCTAGAGGTTCCGGAGATTGCTGAGGGGTTGGTAACGGTTCGTTCGGTGGTACGTGAACCAGGGCATCGTTCCAAGGTGGCTGTACATTCCCTCTGTTCCGATGTGGATCCCGTGGGTGCTTGTGTAGGACAGGGTGGGGCGCGTGTCCGAACTATTGTCAACGAACTACATGGAGAAAAGATTGACATTGTGCGTTGGTCGGAGGATTTGAATACCTGGATTTCCAATGCGTTGAGTCCGGCGGAGACGGTTTCCGTGGAGATTTCGGAGGGGGCCCGTACGGCCCGTGTTCTTGTTCCTGATCACCAACTTTCCTTGGCTATTGGAAAAGAGGGGCAGAATGCCCGGTTGGCGGCCAAGTTGACCAACTGGAGAATCGACATCAAGGCCGAAAACAGTCCTGACACATCCGCAATTGTGGTGGATGTCCCCCGTGAGGGAGACGAGGGGCAGTCATCCGTGGCTTTTTCCTGTAGTAGCCATTCACCAGAGTCGTTGGATGACGGGGGGGATGATTCCTTCCCTAGCGTGGGTTTGAAGGGGGACAAGTGGGATTCTTCCAATCATAAGCCCTCTCTAACACCCCCTGTGGCCTTTTCCCTCGCGTCACGTTCAAAGGGGAGGGGGGAGTCGTGA
- a CDS encoding AAA family ATPase, producing MFLIELIMAFRSIIAGAVIATLGFVGFWTDTSWPLVIAGAGVIWLLLVSSTRESGPSGSREIGNIVEGSKNIEIPSVSFDDIAGHRRAKQELQEAVEFLSPQSSLEEYGIRPLKGILLTGPPGTGKTMLARAVAHRTRSYFLSMSGSQFVEKYAGIGAGRVRQLFQRARSLARKKNRGAVIFIDEIDAIGGKRSSGESREYDQTLNQLLTEMDGVTGDQNAKILIVAATNYREILDEALLRPGRFDRQVAVQLPDQRAREEILRLHMRGKPIHSGVDVPSLARGTFGFSGAQLESLANEAAVYAMRGETEHIEQQHFAMALDKVMMGERTDRKVTLEEKRRVAVHELGHALMSETISPGSVAHISLQSRDRALGYVHRKQASQDCCLLTEQKLRENLEVIMAGPGAEELVFGQTSTGTKGDYEQACEIAREIIMAGWSGLGVVDPSLVTKEELHTEVQGILEKTSMTVARKLAPMQPCLEHCLPHLLQEESVDGKTFRRHLLKYTAS from the coding sequence ATGTTCCTGATTGAGCTGATTATGGCATTCCGTAGTATAATAGCCGGGGCGGTGATCGCAACTTTGGGCTTTGTTGGTTTTTGGACGGATACCTCCTGGCCCCTCGTGATTGCTGGCGCTGGGGTTATCTGGCTGTTATTGGTTTCCTCCACCAGGGAATCGGGACCTTCTGGGTCCCGGGAAATAGGGAACATTGTGGAGGGGTCAAAGAATATAGAAATCCCCTCCGTTTCCTTTGATGATATTGCGGGTCACAGGAGGGCTAAACAAGAACTACAGGAAGCAGTGGAATTTCTATCGCCACAGTCTTCTTTAGAGGAATATGGTATCCGCCCACTTAAAGGTATCCTACTCACCGGTCCCCCCGGTACGGGCAAAACAATGTTGGCCAGGGCGGTGGCCCATAGAACCCGCTCCTACTTCCTATCCATGAGTGGTAGCCAGTTCGTAGAGAAATATGCGGGCATTGGAGCCGGACGAGTGCGCCAGCTTTTTCAAAGAGCAAGGTCACTGGCCAGGAAGAAAAACAGGGGTGCGGTTATTTTCATTGACGAGATTGACGCCATAGGTGGTAAGCGTAGCAGTGGCGAAAGTCGAGAGTATGATCAAACCCTTAACCAATTGCTAACGGAAATGGATGGCGTTACAGGGGATCAAAATGCTAAAATTCTCATAGTAGCCGCCACGAACTACAGGGAGATTCTAGATGAGGCATTGTTACGCCCTGGCCGTTTCGATCGTCAAGTGGCTGTTCAATTACCAGATCAGAGGGCCCGCGAGGAGATCCTACGACTGCATATGCGTGGCAAACCCATTCATTCCGGGGTAGATGTACCATCTTTAGCACGAGGTACCTTCGGTTTTTCGGGGGCGCAGCTGGAGAGTTTGGCGAACGAAGCCGCTGTTTATGCCATGCGGGGAGAGACAGAACATATTGAGCAGCAACATTTTGCTATGGCTCTCGATAAAGTGATGATGGGTGAGCGTACAGATCGAAAAGTAACCCTAGAGGAAAAGCGCCGTGTAGCCGTTCATGAGTTAGGGCACGCTCTGATGTCGGAAACCATTTCGCCGGGGTCGGTTGCACATATATCCCTGCAATCAAGGGATCGTGCGTTGGGATATGTACATCGGAAACAGGCCTCACAAGATTGTTGTCTATTAACGGAGCAAAAGTTACGGGAAAATCTAGAGGTTATTATGGCGGGTCCCGGGGCGGAAGAATTGGTATTTGGACAAACCAGTACGGGTACCAAGGGCGATTATGAGCAGGCCTGTGAAATAGCACGGGAGATTATCATGGCAGGCTGGTCGGGGTTGGGTGTCGTGGATCCGAGTCTGGTAACCAAGGAAGAACTGCACACCGAGGTTCAGGGGATATTGGAAAAAACCTCCATGACCGTTGCTCGTAAACTTGCTCCTATGCAGCCCTGTTTAGAACATTGTCTACCCCATTTGCTGCAGGAGGAAAGTGTAGATGGAAAAACTTTTCGCCGTCACCTGTTGAAATATACAGCTTCCTGA
- the rnpM gene encoding RNase P modulator RnpM gives MKSPPQKIGLRCCVATRDFLTRGELLRVVRTPARKVYWDPTGKAPGRGAYVCPTLDCIDRAEKRRALERALRVSVPAAVYAELRSQVKQ, from the coding sequence GTGAAATCTCCCCCCCAAAAAATAGGGTTGCGTTGCTGCGTGGCTACACGTGATTTTCTCACTAGGGGGGAGTTATTGCGGGTGGTGCGCACTCCGGCACGTAAGGTCTATTGGGATCCTACAGGAAAAGCACCGGGTCGTGGTGCCTACGTGTGCCCGACTTTGGATTGTATTGATCGTGCGGAGAAGCGGCGTGCCTTGGAAAGGGCTCTGCGTGTTTCGGTGCCCGCTGCGGTTTATGCTGAACTGCGTTCACAGGTGAAACAGTGA
- a CDS encoding collagen-like protein translates to MKHWIGRNSGCIHYKNNGKIRNTITHTPSPRRSEGNRFVKHWIGRKSVYINSDYRDQHNHHNSSRTTLYRNCEKCDNNQYEEFDNDHCEEFDNNHCCDCCLCNRCKCRVTGPTGPTGPTGRTGSTGRTGPTGPTGRTGSTGRTGPTGPTGPTGPTGPTGRTGFTGRTGSTGSTGRTGPTGSTGRTGSTGSTGRTGPTGSTGRTGSTGSTGRTGSTGSTGRTGPTGRTGPTGSTGRTGPTGPTGPASSNTGSTGPTGATGFGATGPTGATGFGATGPQGPTGPQGPAGCCCCCCIPGPTGSTGPTGPTGLTGATGPGTTGSTGPTGATGLGVTGATGPTGATGFGVTGATGATGPTGATGFGATGATGPTGATGLGVTGNTGPTGATGFGVTGATGPTGATGFGATGATGATGATGATGATGATGATGPTGATGFGATGATGATGPTGATGFGATGATGATGATGPTGATGLGATGVTGLGVTGATGPTGATGLGVTGATGPTGATGLGTTGATGPTGATGLGATGATGPTGATGFGATGATGATGATGPTGATGLGATGVTGLGVTGATGPTGATGLGVTGATGLTGATGLGVTGATGPTGATGFGVTGNTGPTGATGFGATGPTGATGLGVTGATGPTGATGLGVTGATGPTGATGFGVTGNTGPTGATGFGATGPTGATGLGVTGATGPTGATGLGVTGATGPTGATGLGVTGATGPTGATGFGATGATGATGATGATGATGATGATGATGPTGATGLGVTGATGPTGATGLGVTGATGPTGATGLGVTGATGPTGATGLGVTGATGPTGATGLGVTGSTGPTGATGLGVTGATGPTGATGLGVTGATGPTGATGLGVTGATGPTGATGLGVTGSTGPTGATGLGVTGATGPTGATGLGVTGATGPTGATGLGTTGNTGVTGTTGATGPQGPTGPQGPVCCCCCCVLGTTALTGATGATGATGATGATGSGVTGSTGPQGPTGPSGGPPGPIGATGATGATGPTGATGTTGPQGSTGPTGERGATGSTGSVGTTGATGPTTTRDNAQFESLFCGGLSIPPASTIPINIVISMHGTSISLVPPCIYLQSCQQYLVITELKGTPQPHDLLTLTYQLNEVLVPGSLVSSTAPGKTDLITSSLIVNTSSCPGEASQVFCAINSSMASITLFSIDISVVKLS, encoded by the coding sequence ATGAAACATTGGATCGGTAGGAATTCGGGTTGTATCCACTATAAAAACAATGGAAAAATACGAAATACAATCACCCATACTCCCTCCCCCAGAAGATCGGAGGGCAATCGTTTCGTAAAACATTGGATTGGTAGAAAATCAGTTTATATAAATAGTGATTACAGAGATCAACACAATCACCATAATTCTAGCCGAACCACTTTATATCGCAATTGTGAAAAATGCGACAATAACCAATATGAAGAATTTGACAATGACCATTGTGAAGAATTTGACAATAACCATTGTTGCGATTGTTGTCTATGTAACCGTTGCAAATGTAGGGTAACCGGTCCTACAGGTCCTACAGGTCCTACAGGTCGTACGGGTTCTACAGGTCGTACGGGTCCTACAGGTCCTACAGGTCGTACGGGTTCTACAGGTCGTACGGGTCCTACAGGTCCTACAGGTCCTACAGGTCCTACAGGTCCTACAGGTCGTACGGGTTTTACAGGTCGTACGGGTTCTACAGGTTCCACAGGTCGTACGGGTCCTACAGGTTCCACAGGTCGTACGGGTTCTACGGGTTCCACGGGTCGTACGGGTCCTACAGGTTCCACAGGTCGTACGGGTTCTACAGGTTCCACAGGTCGTACGGGTTCTACAGGTTCCACAGGTCGTACGGGTCCTACAGGTCGCACGGGTCCTACAGGTTCCACAGGTCGTACGGGTCCTACAGGTCCCACAGGACCTGCGAGTTCTAACACGGGTTCTACGGGCCCTACAGGGGCAACGGGTTTTGGTGCCACGGGCCCCACGGGGGCAACGGGTTTTGGTGCTACGGGGCCACAGGGACCAACGGGACCTCAAGGTCCGGCTGGTTGCTGTTGTTGTTGCTGTATCCCGGGCCCTACAGGTTCTACAGGTCCTACAGGTCCTACAGGTCTCACAGGAGCAACGGGTCCTGGTACCACGGGTTCCACAGGTCCCACAGGAGCAACGGGTCTTGGTGTCACGGGTGCCACAGGTCCCACAGGAGCAACGGGTTTTGGTGTCACGGGTGCCACGGGTGCCACAGGTCCCACAGGAGCAACGGGTTTTGGTGCCACGGGTGCCACGGGTCCCACGGGAGCAACGGGTCTTGGTGTCACGGGTAACACAGGTCCCACAGGAGCAACAGGTTTTGGTGTCACGGGTGCCACAGGTCCCACGGGAGCAACGGGTTTTGGTGCCACGGGTGCCACGGGTGCCACGGGTGCCACGGGTGCCACGGGTGCCACGGGTGCCACGGGTGCCACAGGTCCCACAGGAGCAACGGGTTTTGGTGCCACGGGTGCCACGGGTGCCACAGGTCCCACAGGAGCAACGGGTTTTGGTGCCACGGGTGCCACGGGTGCTACGGGTGCCACAGGTCCCACAGGAGCAACGGGTCTTGGTGCCACGGGAGTAACGGGTCTTGGTGTCACGGGTGCCACAGGTCCCACAGGAGCAACGGGTCTTGGTGTCACGGGTGCCACAGGTCCCACAGGAGCAACGGGTCTTGGTACCACGGGTGCCACAGGTCCCACAGGAGCAACGGGTCTTGGTGCCACGGGTGCCACAGGTCCCACAGGAGCAACGGGTTTTGGTGCCACGGGTGCCACGGGTGCCACGGGTGCCACAGGTCCCACAGGAGCAACGGGTCTTGGTGCCACGGGAGTAACGGGTCTTGGTGTCACGGGTGCCACAGGTCCCACAGGAGCAACGGGTCTTGGTGTCACGGGTGCCACAGGTCTCACAGGAGCAACGGGTCTTGGTGTCACGGGTGCCACAGGTCCCACAGGAGCAACGGGTTTTGGTGTCACGGGTAACACAGGTCCCACAGGAGCAACAGGTTTTGGTGCCACAGGTCCCACAGGGGCAACGGGTCTTGGTGTCACGGGTGCCACAGGTCCAACAGGGGCAACGGGTCTTGGTGTTACGGGTGCCACAGGTCCCACAGGAGCAACGGGTTTTGGTGTCACGGGTAACACAGGTCCCACAGGAGCAACAGGTTTTGGTGCCACAGGTCCCACAGGGGCAACGGGTCTTGGTGTCACGGGTGCCACAGGTCCAACAGGGGCAACGGGTCTTGGTGTTACGGGTGCCACAGGTCCCACAGGGGCAACGGGTCTTGGTGTCACGGGTGCCACAGGTCCAACAGGAGCAACAGGTTTTGGTGCCACGGGTGCCACGGGTGCCACGGGTGCCACGGGTGCCACGGGTGCCACGGGTGCCACGGGTGCCACGGGTGCCACAGGTCCAACAGGAGCAACGGGTCTTGGTGTCACGGGTGCCACAGGTCCCACAGGAGCAACGGGTCTTGGTGTCACGGGTGCCACAGGTCCCACAGGAGCAACGGGTCTTGGTGTTACGGGTGCCACAGGTCCCACAGGGGCAACGGGTCTTGGTGTCACGGGTGCCACAGGTCCCACAGGGGCAACGGGTCTTGGTGTCACGGGTTCCACAGGTCCAACAGGAGCAACGGGTCTTGGTGTCACGGGTGCCACAGGTCCCACAGGAGCAACGGGTCTTGGTGTCACGGGTGCCACAGGTCCAACAGGAGCAACGGGTCTTGGTGTCACGGGTGCCACAGGTCCCACAGGGGCAACGGGTCTTGGTGTCACGGGTTCCACAGGTCCCACAGGGGCAACGGGTCTTGGTGTCACGGGTGCCACAGGTCCAACAGGAGCAACGGGTCTTGGTGTCACGGGTGCCACAGGTCCAACAGGGGCAACGGGTCTTGGTACCACGGGTAACACAGGGGTCACAGGTACTACAGGTGCCACGGGTCCACAAGGGCCGACAGGTCCTCAGGGGCCAGTTTGTTGCTGTTGTTGTTGTGTCCTGGGTACCACGGCTCTCACAGGAGCAACAGGGGCAACAGGGGCAACAGGGGCAACAGGGGCAACAGGTTCCGGTGTTACGGGTTCCACAGGGCCACAGGGTCCAACAGGTCCTTCCGGCGGGCCCCCGGGTCCCATAGGGGCAACGGGGGCAACAGGAGCAACAGGTCCAACAGGGGCAACAGGGACAACAGGACCACAGGGGTCCACGGGACCAACTGGAGAACGAGGGGCAACGGGTTCCACAGGGTCAGTGGGAACGACAGGGGCAACGGGTCCTACAACTACTCGTGATAATGCCCAATTTGAAAGTCTCTTCTGCGGAGGGCTATCCATTCCACCCGCTTCAACAATTCCCATTAACATTGTAATTTCCATGCATGGAACATCTATAAGTCTTGTACCTCCTTGCATTTACTTGCAATCCTGTCAACAGTATCTTGTCATTACGGAGTTAAAGGGGACCCCCCAGCCTCACGATTTACTCACCCTGACCTATCAATTGAATGAGGTCTTAGTACCAGGGAGCCTTGTTAGTTCAACTGCTCCGGGTAAGACGGATCTCATAACTAGCTCGTTGATCGTGAATACGTCCTCATGCCCAGGGGAGGCCTCACAGGTTTTTTGTGCTATTAACAGTAGTATGGCCTCTATTACCCTGTTCAGCATTGATATAAGTGTAGTGAAATTGAGTTGA
- a CDS encoding L7Ae/L30e/S12e/Gadd45 family ribosomal protein, producing the protein MRKSVTIVGVGDRLYQWIGLVRRAGQLVEGYDAVLRVLSSSGTRQQIYLVILAGDASRGNVQRLVSACERRGISWYSWGSKEALGKAVGGSPRSVIAITDSGFAVAIGKIMGPSTGS; encoded by the coding sequence ATGAGGAAAAGTGTTACTATAGTAGGGGTGGGGGATAGGCTGTATCAATGGATTGGGCTGGTTAGGCGAGCGGGACAGTTGGTAGAGGGTTATGATGCTGTTTTACGGGTTCTTTCATCATCGGGGACTCGGCAGCAAATTTACCTTGTGATTTTGGCAGGGGATGCGTCCCGTGGAAATGTGCAGCGGCTTGTTTCAGCTTGCGAGCGGCGGGGGATATCTTGGTATTCATGGGGAAGTAAGGAAGCCCTAGGGAAGGCGGTTGGGGGTTCACCACGGTCTGTGATAGCTATTACGGATTCCGGTTTTGCGGTGGCCATAGGTAAAATCATGGGTCCCTCTACAGGCTCGTGA